One Vibrio sp. CDRSL-10 TSBA genomic window, GACCGCATACTTACGGGCGCTCAGCAATGAGAAGGAAAACGTGATGACTAAAATTCTCGCCGTCGATGATTCGATCTCTATCCGCCAGATGGTCAGTCATACGCTTAAAGACGCTGGCTTTGACGTAGAAACGGCTAATGATGGCCAGGACGCGCTAATCAAGGCACAACGTACCAAATTTGATGTGATTATTTCCGATGTCAACATGCCTAACATGGGCGGCTTCGAACTGGTAAAAGCGATCCGGGGCAATCCACAATACAAGTTTATTCCTATTCTGATGTTGACCACGGAAACCAGTACCGAGAAAAAACAGGAAGGTAAACAGGCCGGGGCGACCGGTTGGATAGTGAAACCGTTTAATCCGGACACGCTGCTCAAAACGCTGCAACGCGTTCTTTAAGCACTGCGTAAACGCAGATTGTACCGGCAGGAACAAATCTTTAAATCAAAACCGGGGTAACAACCCAGAGCAAAATAGCAAAAAAGCAGAACTAGAAAAAAGATAAGCGATTTGCGCGTCACTAATTTTTCGCGTCACTAATAACGTTAATTGGCAGGGCAGGGTATGGCTTTAGATATGGAGCAGCTGCGCAAGATGTTTTACGAGGAATGTCGTGAGAATCTTGAAGTGCTGGAAAATGTGTTACTACATCTCGACCCGCAACAGGCCGATGATGAAACCATTAATACTATTTTTCGGGCCGCCCATTCCATCAAAGGCGGTGCCGCGACATTCAATTTACTTGATATCAGCGAGTTTACCCATTCCGTCGAAGCTTACCTTGACTTGGTTCGCAACCATCAGACTCAACTCAGCACTAGCAGTGTCGATGTACTGCTGAAAAGTTGCGACATGATACGCGAGTTACTTCAGGGTCATGAACAGGGATCTCCGTGTGACGCGGCAATGACCCATCAAGTCGGGCTTGAATTGAGTGCCTTGCTCCACGGTACGGAACATCAAACGGGGCCAAGTGGACAACAAGACGCAACGCAACTTCATTGCGGCAGTGGTTCTGGTGCCAACACTGCGCCCGAAGAATGGCAGTTACAGTTTGTACCTCATCGCGAGCTGTTCTTCAGTGGTAATGACCCGCTGCGCATTTTGCGTGAGTTGCAACAGCTTGACCCGCAATGCCAGCTCGAGGTCGATGTTCGCGCTTTACCGGAATTGCTCGAACTCGAACCTGAGCTGTGTTATCTGGCCTGGCAAATCCGGCTCAGTGCAGCGCTCGAAGAGAGTGACATCCGGGAAATATTTGAATGGGTTGAAGACGAATGTGATCTGCATCTTAGCCGAATAGCGTCTGAGCCGCCGGGTAGCGCCGGCATGGCTTCCAGTGACAATGATGCGCAAGGTGCAACTGCACCACCAACCGCGGCAGTCAATATGGCAGGTGACTTAACTCCGCTTGTTCATGCTGAGGGCGGAGCGAAGGCCGTTATTCCTGAAGCGAGTCTGGCTGATAAGGTGAGTGCGGCGTCTGAGGTTCGTACTACGTCCACGCCACCGACTGAGTCCGCAGTCAAAGCGGCAGCGAAACCAGCTAAATCTGAATCCAGCGTCACTTCTATCCGGGTGGATATCGATAAAGTCGACAGCCTGATTAATCTGGTCGGCGAAACTGGTGATTACCCAGTCCATGCTGACTGAAATCGGTAACGACTTTTCGATGGATAAGCTGGAAAAACTCAAATCCGGCTTGGCGCAACTGCTGCAAAATAGTAAAGACCTACAGGAAAACGTACTCAATATTCGTATGTTGCCAATGAGCTTTGCGTTTAGTCGCTTTCCCCGTCTGGTGCGTGATTTGTGTGGCCGGCTGGAGAAAAAGGTAGAGCTTAAAATTGAAGGCGAAAATACCGAACTCGATAAAACCGTGCTGGAGCGTATTGTTGACCCGCTGGTTCACTTGGTGCGTAACGGCATCGACCACGGTATCGAGCAACCCCACCAGCGGCTGCAGGCCGGTAAATCAGAAACCGGTTGTGTCGAACTGAAAGCCTATCATCAGGGTGGCTCGATTGTTATTGAAGTCAAAGACGATGGTGCCGGGATTGATTGCGATCGAATCTGGCGTAAGGCAGTGGAAAAAGGCGTGTTACCCGCAGATAGCCGACGCGAAGAGATCAGTGACAAACAGGTGATGAACCTGATTTTCGCACCGGGATTTTCCACTGCAGAACAGGTTTCCGATATCTCCGGCCGCGGGGTCGGGATGGATGTGGTGAAACGCAACATCGAAGAGCTCGGCGGTCACATCGAGCTGGATTCTGAACTGGGGCGGGGCAGCCACTTTACCATCAACCTGCCGCTGACTTTGGCCATCCTCGACGGCCAACTGGTCAAAGTTGGTCACGAGGTCTACATCATTCCTCTGTTGACCATCATCGAATCGATTCAGATTAACCCTGCCTGCGTCAAACTGGCTTCCGGCGGGGTCGAACTGTATCGCTTGCGGGAAGAGAATATTCCGATTTTGCGCCTGCAGGACGAACTGGAAATGGGTGCCAGCGGGCCGCTGGATAAGCGCTTGCTCTGTTTTGTTGAAGCGGCTGGCAACCGGGTTGGTTTGCTGGTTGATGAGTTACTTGATCAGCAGCAGGTGGTGATCAAAAGCCTGGAGTCCAATTATGCCAAGGTGGCCGGTATCTCCGGAGCAACCATTCTTGGTGATGGGGCTGTGTCTCTGATCCTGGATATTCAGGGGCTGATTACCAATTATCTGAAACGTCGCAGTCAAACCCAGAAAGTGATCGCTGCCTGATAACAAGGAGAGTTAGGAATGGATATCGAACATGCTCACCCGCTGCAACATGAATCCGTGGTTCATGCGGCGTTGATGGCCAGTCATGACGCTTCGGCAATGAATGCCGACTTTCTCAGTTTTCGTCTGGCCAGTGAATTATATGGAGTGGCGATTTGTGACATTGAAGAAATCCGCGTCTGGGAGCATCCGACGCCGATACCGCGCGCGCCTCATTTCGTCAAAGGGGTGATCAACCTGCGTGGCATGATAGTTCCTATCATGGATTTGCGCCTGCGTTTCGGTATTGGCTCGAACGATTATCTGCCGACGACCGTGGTGTTAGTGGTGCGCAGCGAGTTCGGCGAACAAACCCGTCTGATGGGCCTGGTTGTGGATGCGGTCAGTGACGTTATCGGTCAGGGTGACAACGAGCTGTTTCCGGCCATTGGGGAGACGTCGATTGCTCCCTATCTGCAAGGCCTGCTCAATGTCGGCGAAGAGGTGATGTCGCTGCTGGATACCGAAGCCCTGCTGGATATCCAGCGTTTACTGGGTGAGGAGGCATGATGCACAGTCAGGAATTTTTGAGTTTCATTCTGGCACAAGATGAATATGGCGTACCCATTTTAGATGTACGTGAAGTGCGGGGCTGGAGCGAGGTCCGCTCCGTCCCCAATGGTCCGGATTACTTACTCGGCGTTCTGGATATTCGTGGTGAATATGTGCCGATTGTTGATTTACGGCGCCGTTTCAATCTGGAACCGGCCTGTATCAGTGCCACGACCGTGGTGATCGTCCTGAATGACTGCGCCAAACAGCCGCTCGGACTCATCGTAGACGGCGTTGCTGAAGTGTACGAACTGTCGCAACAGCAGATAAAACCTGCGCCTGGTTTATCTTGTTCACAGCCACAGCCTTTTATTAAAGGCATCGCCTCGGTTAAAAGTGGCCACCTAATTTTGATTGATGTTGAAGCTCTGTTTGATGTGAGCAAGCTGCAACACCATTCCGTCGAAGCTGCAATCATGTGAGGAAACACTCATGCCATTCTGGAACCGCAAACCCCAACAACAAAAACACGATAGCGCGCCAGTCAGTCACGTGGTGCAAGATGAGACTCCGGCCAAGGCGAGTATTGGTATTTCCAATCAACATCTGCTGTCGGCGTTAAATGCCGCACAAACGGCATTAATGATGATCGACCGTGATTTCAAAATCACTTACGTCAACAAACAATCGATGCTGTTACTCAAACAACATGAGAGCTTGTTCAAATCGGTGTGGCCTAATTTTCGTGCCGAGGAAGACTTTTTGCTCGGCTATTGTATCGACCTGTTTCATGCTAATCCGGCCCACCAGCGTCAGATGTTATCGACACCGGCTCGTCTGCCCTATATCACGACCATAGACATTCGCGGGGTTAAGATCGAACTCAACGTCGGTGCGATACTCGATCATGACGGGCAGTATGTCGGTAATACCCTGGAGTGGCGTGATGTGACGGCAGAGCGGCAGCAGGAAAATGAAGTCGCGCGCCTTCGCGCCGCCATCGATCAGGCCCAAACCGCCATGGTCATGATTGACCGTGATTTCAATATCACTTACATCAACCAGGAAACACTGAATCTGTTTGGTAAACATGAAGCCAAACTACGTATCGTCTGGTCTGGCTTTACCGCTTCGTCAGACTGGCTGATGGGACGTTGTATCGATGAGTTCCATCGCAATCCGGCCCACCAGCGCAAGATGCTCAGCGACCCGGGTAATCTGCCATACAGCACTGATATCGCAATCAGCGATATCAAAATAGAACTCAATGTTGCGGCAATTTTCGATAAGGGCGGTACCTATATTGGTAACACGCTCGAATGGCGTGACGTGACCGAAGAACGTGCGACGGACATGCAAATCGGTCGTCTTGCTTCTGCGGTTGAGGGCATGACCACCAACCTGATGATGGCGGATCCTGAAGGCATTATACGTTATCTCAATCCGTCGCTGACAGCTTTGCTGCGCAGCCGACAACGCGAGCTGCAGCAAGCATTTCCCGGTTTTGATGTTGATCATCTGGTCGGGCGCAATATTGACGTCTTCCATAAAAACCCAAGCCATCAGCGCAATATCATTAATAACCCTGATCGCCTGCCATTCAGTTCCAATATTGCGGTCGGATCGCTGGAGTTCAATCTGACCTGTATTGCGATGCATGACAGCAAAGGCAACTACATTGGTCCGGCACTGCAGTGGGTGGATATCACCGAGCAACAGGATGGTCAGCGTCAGGTGGAAAGTCTGATTCAGAAAGCGATTGATGGTCAGTTGCATGAACGCATCAACACCGCCGCTTACAGTGGCTTTATGCGTGAGCTGGGTGATGGCATTAATAACCTGCTCGATACTCTGGTTGAACCGCTTGGCCAGTGTATTGACGTGATGAGTGAGGTGGCCGAAGGCAACCTGAATAATCAGATGCCGTCTGATCACCAGGGTGAATTCGGGCGACTGGCTGAAGCGGTCAATACTTCCATCGTCAACTTGCGCAATATGGTCGATAAGATCACGAAATCTTCAGCGCGGGTGGCAACAGCGTCGACCGAGATTGCTGACGGGAATAATGACCTCAGTCAGCGCGTAGAAGCTCAGGCATCGAATCTGGAGCAAACAGCGGCCAGCATGGAACAGATGACCGCCACTGTGCGCCAGAAACGCGGATAACGCTAAAGATGCCAATACCGTGTCAAACGATGCGGCGAAAAAAGCCAGTCAGGGCGGCCAGGTGGTAGGGCAGGCTATTAACGCGATGAGCGAAATCAACACCGCGAGCAAGAAGATTGCTGACATCATCGGTGTGATTGATGAGATTGCATTCCAGACCAATTTGCTGGCGCTGAACGCCGCTGTCGAAGCCGCGCGAGCCGGTGAACAAGGGCGTGGATTTGCGGTCGTGGCGGGTGAAGTGCGTAACCTGGCACAGCGCAGTGCAGCAGCAGCGAAAGAG contains:
- a CDS encoding chemotaxis protein CheW produces the protein MHSQEFLSFILAQDEYGVPILDVREVRGWSEVRSVPNGPDYLLGVLDIRGEYVPIVDLRRRFNLEPACISATTVVIVLNDCAKQPLGLIVDGVAEVYELSQQQIKPAPGLSCSQPQPFIKGIASVKSGHLILIDVEALFDVSKLQHHSVEAAIM
- a CDS encoding response regulator; this translates as MTKILAVDDSISIRQMVSHTLKDAGFDVETANDGQDALIKAQRTKFDVIISDVNMPNMGGFELVKAIRGNPQYKFIPILMLTTETSTEKKQEGKQAGATGWIVKPFNPDTLLKTLQRVL
- a CDS encoding chemotaxis protein CheW; this translates as MASHDASAMNADFLSFRLASELYGVAICDIEEIRVWEHPTPIPRAPHFVKGVINLRGMIVPIMDLRLRFGIGSNDYLPTTVVLVVRSEFGEQTRLMGLVVDAVSDVIGQGDNELFPAIGETSIAPYLQGLLNVGEEVMSLLDTEALLDIQRLLGEEA